In the genome of Bacillus sp. S3, one region contains:
- a CDS encoding BglG family transcription antiterminator, with the protein MYISARERQILEILLKNTDEMTVKDLSNQMGVSGRTIHRDLKNVADILGEYDLILHKKSGVGVQITGDDHRLRELEQYLFNLSHTEYTPEERQTIILCELLENNEPVKIIGLANDLNVTIATVSADLTKLEERLTSFNLALIRRRGYGVEIEGDEGAKRRAISNLISEYIDEAEILSLTRENIQKRSTEQIHTISKKLMGLVEQKKLAIVEKIVNSIVQDLPFSMADSAYIALVVHVALAVERIQKGEGITINPAYLENQKVTKEYQFAEKIVAQLELIFSINIPEAEVAYITMHLKGAKLRHNNEFINEETSLAVAVNTKKLIEDVSELAGIDLSENRSLFEGLVTHLKPAMYRMKQKMGISNPLLDKIKRDYADLFAIVKQATAKVFPHFTVPDEETGYLVLHFGAAMMGRRELVNFRTLVVCSSGIGTSKMLATRLQKEFPELRHIQHVSVMEFKKMNIDEYQLVLSTIPIADYEADYIMVNPFLNKEEIEKIRSFINKYKIVNSSEKKLPLSIHTNVSKKDPSELMEEMNHIRDYAGTIATILKGFVLNPICGYNSIKEIITEACLMLYQGKKIEDVEAVVQNILDRERLGGVGIPETGMALYHTRSTHVMVPSFSMAVLQTPLKVIGMDDQEMKMNYLLLLLSPRNISEQSLEVLSFVSSLLIESEENIAVFQSGDYIKIVGLLSARLDQFFTEKLKELRSV; encoded by the coding sequence ATGTATATTTCCGCAAGAGAGAGGCAAATCCTTGAAATATTATTAAAGAATACGGATGAAATGACCGTGAAAGACCTTTCAAATCAAATGGGTGTAAGCGGGAGAACGATTCACCGCGATTTAAAAAATGTAGCAGATATTCTAGGGGAATATGACCTGATATTACACAAAAAGTCAGGTGTTGGGGTCCAAATTACCGGCGATGATCATAGACTCCGGGAGCTGGAACAGTATTTGTTTAATCTCTCTCATACGGAATACACTCCTGAAGAACGGCAAACGATTATTTTATGTGAGCTACTGGAAAACAATGAACCTGTAAAGATTATCGGTCTTGCCAACGATTTAAATGTCACGATTGCTACGGTAAGTGCTGATTTAACGAAATTGGAAGAGAGATTAACTAGCTTTAATTTAGCACTCATTCGAAGAAGAGGCTACGGTGTTGAAATCGAAGGGGATGAAGGTGCAAAAAGAAGGGCGATTAGCAATTTAATCTCTGAATATATTGATGAAGCTGAAATTCTCTCATTAACACGAGAAAACATTCAAAAACGGTCAACGGAGCAAATTCATACTATTTCCAAAAAACTAATGGGACTTGTTGAACAGAAAAAACTCGCGATTGTTGAAAAAATAGTTAATTCAATTGTCCAAGATTTACCGTTTTCAATGGCAGATAGTGCCTATATTGCCCTAGTCGTTCATGTGGCGCTTGCCGTGGAACGGATACAAAAGGGTGAAGGAATCACCATTAATCCGGCTTACTTGGAAAATCAAAAAGTAACGAAGGAATATCAATTTGCAGAAAAGATTGTCGCTCAATTGGAACTGATTTTTTCTATTAACATACCAGAGGCTGAGGTTGCCTACATTACCATGCACCTAAAGGGTGCAAAGCTGAGACATAATAATGAATTTATTAATGAAGAAACGAGTTTAGCAGTTGCTGTGAATACAAAGAAGCTCATTGAAGATGTTAGTGAATTAGCAGGGATTGATTTATCGGAAAATCGCTCTTTATTTGAAGGGCTTGTTACGCATTTAAAGCCAGCCATGTATCGAATGAAACAAAAAATGGGAATTAGCAACCCGTTATTAGATAAGATAAAACGGGACTATGCAGATTTATTTGCCATTGTTAAACAGGCAACTGCGAAGGTTTTTCCTCATTTTACTGTTCCAGATGAGGAAACGGGGTATCTCGTTCTGCATTTTGGTGCGGCAATGATGGGCAGGCGAGAGCTTGTTAACTTTAGAACGCTAGTGGTCTGTTCAAGCGGAATCGGCACATCTAAGATGCTGGCAACAAGATTGCAAAAGGAATTTCCTGAGCTGAGGCACATTCAACATGTATCGGTCATGGAATTTAAAAAGATGAACATAGATGAATATCAATTAGTGCTTTCTACCATCCCGATTGCTGACTACGAAGCAGATTATATTATGGTTAATCCCTTTTTAAATAAAGAAGAGATTGAGAAGATTCGTTCCTTTATCAATAAATATAAAATCGTGAACAGTTCGGAAAAAAAACTTCCTCTATCAATTCATACGAATGTGAGCAAAAAGGATCCGTCAGAATTAATGGAGGAAATGAATCATATCCGCGACTATGCCGGAACGATAGCCACTATTCTTAAGGGGTTCGTTTTAAATCCAATTTGCGGGTATAACTCAATAAAGGAAATCATAACCGAAGCATGTCTAATGCTCTATCAAGGGAAAAAAATAGAGGATGTTGAAGCGGTTGTTCAGAATATCCTCGATAGGGAAAGGCTTGGGGGAGTGGGGATTCCTGAGACAGGAATGGCATTATACCATACCCGATCAACACATGTGATGGTGCCAAGCTTCAGTATGGCTGTCCTCCAAACACCACTAAAGGTAATAGGGATGGACGATCAGGAAATGAAAATGAACTACTTGCTATTACTGCTGTCACCGAGAAATATTTCGGAACAATCATTAGAAGTATTGAGTTTTGTCAGCTCACTATTAATTGAAAGTGAAGAAAATATAGCTGTTTTTCAATCGGGAGACTATATAAAAATAGTTGGATTGCTTTCTGCCAGATTAGATCAATTTTTTACCGAGAAATTAAAAGAATTAAGGAGTGTGTAA
- a CDS encoding PTS sugar transporter subunit IIA, whose protein sequence is MEKSILAKENILLNAIVRSKEEAIRLTGSILVDKGYVEAAYIEKMLEREQLTSTFMGNFLAIPHGTEDSKSFVKESGISFVQVPQGVDFGAGNIVKLLIGIAGKDNEHLDILSNIAIVCSEEENIERLVSAKSAAEILAIFEEVNL, encoded by the coding sequence ATGGAGAAATCGATTTTAGCAAAAGAAAATATTCTATTAAATGCTATTGTTCGATCGAAGGAGGAAGCGATTCGCTTAACGGGAAGCATCCTCGTGGATAAAGGTTATGTTGAAGCAGCCTATATCGAAAAAATGCTTGAAAGAGAACAATTAACTTCAACTTTCATGGGGAACTTTTTAGCGATTCCCCATGGTACGGAGGATTCAAAGTCATTTGTGAAGGAATCGGGAATTTCCTTTGTTCAAGTACCACAAGGGGTGGACTTTGGTGCTGGAAATATCGTCAAGCTGTTAATTGGCATTGCCGGTAAAGATAACGAGCATTTAGACATTCTTTCGAATATCGCGATTGTCTGCTCAGAAGAGGAAAATATTGAAAGACTGGTTTCTGCAAAGTCAGCGGCTGAAATATTAGCCATCTTTGAAGAGGTGAACCTATAA
- a CDS encoding amidohydrolase, with product MKKLWYGGTIYTMGQEGETVEAVLVEDDRILATGSFAELCGQADERIDLQGAVMYPGFVDSHLHMISLGEKLVRLDLSKAGSAEEMLEMVKAAAKTVPADQWLFGEGWNENNMADLRIPTIEELDAIRKEPIFLTRVCRHVVLGNSAALAAGGITEESESPAGGEIGRNAEGKLNGLLYEKASELVTEVISRDGEAYIDTLTEELNLAVDTMLSYGLTGGHTEEMYYFGEFINPLTAYRRVIGEKHHFRVNLLRHNAVFEKMMEAKVEFDEPFIEPGAMKIFTDGSLGGSTAALSEPYKDQPDQKGLLIQTDEQLEELVKLARQYDEAVAVHMIGDAGAEQILNVIEKFPAPKGKRDRLIHGCVLREDLVERMAKLPVVVDVQPAFVPSDFPWVINRLGEERLALAYPWKTLLDRGIMCAGGTDAPIEDINPMASIYAAVERKKPFAEHDGYLPEQKLSRFEAVQMYTIGSAQAISKEHERGLIKPGYVADFSIFDRDLFAGTSEDMLTAEAVKTVVAGRIVFKRA from the coding sequence ATGAAAAAACTTTGGTATGGCGGCACGATTTACACAATGGGGCAAGAGGGGGAAACGGTCGAAGCTGTTCTTGTTGAGGATGACCGTATTCTTGCAACGGGTTCATTTGCTGAACTTTGCGGACAAGCAGATGAACGAATCGATCTGCAAGGGGCCGTGATGTATCCGGGTTTCGTGGATAGCCATCTGCATATGATTTCCTTAGGTGAAAAGTTAGTTCGGCTGGATTTATCAAAAGCGGGTTCTGCTGAAGAAATGCTAGAAATGGTCAAAGCAGCCGCGAAAACAGTCCCTGCTGATCAATGGCTGTTTGGTGAAGGCTGGAATGAAAATAACATGGCGGATCTACGCATTCCCACGATCGAGGAGCTTGACGCGATTCGCAAAGAGCCGATTTTCTTAACAAGAGTTTGCCGTCATGTTGTTCTTGGAAATTCTGCCGCACTTGCAGCTGGAGGTATTACGGAGGAAAGTGAGTCTCCAGCGGGCGGGGAAATTGGACGGAATGCTGAAGGAAAACTAAATGGTCTTTTATATGAAAAAGCAAGTGAATTGGTTACGGAAGTGATTTCAAGAGACGGGGAAGCCTATATTGACACATTAACAGAGGAGCTTAACCTGGCTGTTGATACAATGCTATCCTATGGATTAACCGGTGGTCATACAGAGGAAATGTACTATTTTGGAGAATTTATTAACCCACTCACAGCCTATCGAAGGGTGATTGGTGAAAAGCATCATTTTCGAGTCAACTTGCTGCGCCATAATGCAGTTTTTGAAAAAATGATGGAGGCGAAGGTGGAATTTGACGAACCTTTTATTGAACCAGGAGCCATGAAAATTTTTACGGATGGGTCATTAGGCGGCTCAACGGCAGCGTTATCGGAGCCATATAAAGATCAGCCGGATCAGAAAGGGCTGCTAATTCAAACAGATGAACAATTAGAAGAACTAGTGAAGCTTGCACGACAATATGATGAAGCCGTTGCTGTACATATGATTGGAGATGCAGGAGCAGAACAAATTCTGAATGTCATAGAAAAGTTTCCAGCGCCAAAAGGCAAACGAGACCGCCTAATCCATGGCTGCGTGCTACGTGAAGATTTAGTGGAGAGAATGGCTAAGTTACCGGTTGTCGTGGATGTGCAGCCAGCATTTGTCCCATCAGATTTCCCATGGGTAATCAATCGACTTGGTGAAGAGCGGCTAGCCTTGGCGTATCCTTGGAAAACCCTTTTAGACCGCGGAATTATGTGCGCGGGGGGGACGGATGCACCGATAGAGGATATAAACCCGATGGCCTCTATTTATGCTGCCGTTGAACGGAAAAAACCGTTTGCGGAACATGATGGGTATTTACCGGAACAAAAGCTATCACGTTTTGAAGCCGTTCAAATGTATACCATTGGCAGTGCCCAGGCTATCAGCAAGGAGCATGAACGGGGACTTATTAAACCGGGCTATGTTGCTGACTTTTCAATCTTTGATCGCGATTTGTTTGCTGGAACATCAGAAGATATGCTGACTGCAGAAGCTGTGAAAACAGTCGTTGCAGGACGAATAGTTTTTAAGCGTGCATGA
- a CDS encoding sigma-54 interaction domain-containing protein, translated as MKKSQNDLYYLTRMYKRILDEVDVGVHAVDETGKTIIYNKKMMQMESMDLHDVIDKNLLDVFMFKDDQSSTLVKALHEGKETSNVKQTYFNNKGHEITTINNTIPIYTNEKLQGAVEIAKDVTKLERLMKSNLTKGSTRYTFDNIIGTSPAIQEVIEAAKRATRTSSYVLIIGDTGTGKELFAQSIHNGSGRLSGPFISQNCAALPDNLIESLLFGTKRGAFTGAIDTPGLFEQANGGTLLLDEINSLNLNLQAKLLHVLQEKTIRRIGDTKDTPVDVRVIANMNEDPIDAIANQRMRKDLYYRLGVVTLFVPPLKERKEDIPLLVEHFIEKYNERFQMNVKGLSGEVKSSFLEYDWHGNVRELEHIIEAAMNIMMDEEYIMYPHLPYQYRSKIQLRERMMPLSTVDTFIKGNSDVTIPLKDQMELFEKTYIEHVLEKHDSNISRAAKSLGLSRQSLQYRMKKWKQE; from the coding sequence ATGAAAAAATCACAGAATGATTTGTACTATTTAACTCGTATGTATAAACGGATTTTGGACGAAGTGGACGTTGGTGTTCATGCGGTAGACGAAACCGGCAAAACCATTATTTATAATAAAAAAATGATGCAAATGGAGTCTATGGACCTCCATGATGTTATTGATAAAAACTTATTAGATGTGTTTATGTTTAAAGACGACCAATCCAGCACGCTTGTTAAAGCGCTGCATGAAGGCAAAGAAACGAGTAACGTAAAGCAGACCTATTTTAATAATAAGGGTCATGAAATTACAACGATAAACAATACGATTCCTATTTATACTAATGAGAAACTCCAGGGTGCTGTTGAAATTGCCAAAGATGTAACTAAGCTTGAACGGCTTATGAAAAGCAATCTGACCAAAGGATCCACTAGATATACGTTTGATAATATCATTGGCACAAGTCCTGCCATTCAGGAAGTAATTGAAGCCGCTAAACGGGCAACCCGAACCTCTTCGTATGTTTTGATTATTGGCGATACTGGTACTGGGAAAGAGCTGTTTGCCCAAAGCATTCACAACGGGAGCGGGCGTTTATCCGGGCCATTTATTTCGCAGAATTGTGCGGCTTTACCAGATAATTTAATTGAAAGTCTTCTCTTCGGTACAAAGCGTGGTGCTTTCACTGGGGCAATTGATACCCCTGGATTATTTGAACAGGCAAACGGCGGCACACTGCTGCTGGATGAGATTAACTCATTAAACCTTAATCTTCAGGCCAAATTGCTACACGTCCTTCAGGAAAAAACAATCAGACGAATTGGTGATACGAAGGATACGCCTGTTGACGTTAGGGTCATTGCCAATATGAATGAGGATCCCATTGACGCCATTGCCAATCAGCGGATGCGGAAAGATTTGTACTATCGGCTGGGAGTCGTGACCCTCTTTGTCCCGCCGCTTAAAGAGCGCAAAGAAGATATTCCGTTATTAGTGGAGCATTTTATTGAAAAATACAATGAACGATTTCAGATGAATGTAAAAGGCTTGTCAGGAGAGGTCAAATCATCTTTCCTTGAGTATGATTGGCATGGGAATGTCCGTGAACTTGAACATATTATTGAGGCAGCTATGAACATTATGATGGATGAAGAGTATATTATGTATCCTCATTTACCCTACCAATATCGGAGCAAAATTCAGCTGAGAGAGAGAATGATGCCTCTTTCCACTGTTGATACCTTCATTAAAGGAAATTCAGATGTCACTATACCGCTAAAAGATCAAATGGAGCTTTTTGAAAAAACGTATATTGAACATGTTTTAGAAAAACATGATTCTAATATCTCAAGAGCGGCTAAATCACTCGGATTAAGCCGCCAAAGTCTACAGTATCGAATGAAGAAATGGAAGCAAGAGTGA
- a CDS encoding amino acid permease, with product MNLQENNTTHELKRTMKTRHLFMISLGGVIGSGLFLGSGYTISQAGPAGAILSYVVGGFIMFLTMLCLGELSVAMPVSGSFQTYTTKFIGPGTGFALGWLYWLGWSVTVALELLSAGQLMQRWFPDSPVWIWCAIFAVVLFSLNALSARAFGETEFWFSSIKIFAILAFIVLGGAAMFGFIDLKGGQPAPFLSNFTAHGFLPHGFTALIITMIAVNFSFQGTELIGIAAGESEEPEKTIPKSIKQTVWRTLFFFVLAIFVLASLIPMEQAGVVESPFVVVFDSIGIPYAADIMNFVILTALLSVANSGLYAATRMLYAMSKEKMTSPKLTKVNKQGVPFNALMLTIGIALLSLLSGFFAEETVFVWLLSIAGLGAQVGWISITASQIAFRRKFLREGGRVEDLKFRTPLYPLLPIIALTLNCIVLASLAFDSEQRLALYLGVPFVIACYLIYHFKIKKNREHDGTGEQELQLQENKKMVI from the coding sequence ATGAATTTACAGGAGAACAATACCACTCATGAACTAAAAAGAACCATGAAGACACGGCATTTGTTTATGATCTCTCTAGGAGGGGTAATTGGATCAGGGCTTTTCTTAGGTTCAGGCTATACGATTAGCCAAGCGGGTCCTGCAGGTGCAATTCTTTCCTATGTTGTTGGCGGGTTCATCATGTTTTTAACAATGCTTTGTTTAGGTGAATTGTCCGTAGCGATGCCGGTTTCCGGTTCTTTTCAAACGTATACAACGAAGTTTATTGGTCCAGGAACAGGCTTTGCACTCGGTTGGCTTTATTGGCTAGGCTGGTCGGTAACGGTTGCATTGGAGCTATTGTCTGCAGGGCAGCTTATGCAGCGGTGGTTTCCTGATTCACCTGTGTGGATCTGGTGTGCTATTTTTGCAGTGGTATTATTTTCACTCAATGCGCTTTCAGCTCGTGCCTTTGGGGAAACAGAATTTTGGTTTTCAAGCATTAAAATTTTTGCCATTCTTGCTTTTATCGTCCTTGGCGGGGCGGCAATGTTCGGCTTCATTGACTTGAAAGGCGGACAGCCGGCACCATTTCTATCAAATTTTACAGCACATGGCTTCCTGCCACACGGGTTTACTGCTTTAATTATTACCATGATTGCGGTTAACTTTTCTTTCCAAGGCACAGAATTAATTGGGATTGCTGCCGGTGAAAGTGAAGAACCGGAGAAGACCATCCCAAAATCAATCAAGCAAACGGTATGGCGCACGTTATTTTTCTTTGTGTTAGCTATTTTTGTTCTCGCAAGCTTAATCCCTATGGAACAAGCAGGTGTTGTGGAAAGTCCCTTTGTCGTCGTTTTTGATAGTATTGGTATTCCTTATGCAGCGGACATTATGAACTTTGTTATTCTGACTGCTTTACTATCTGTTGCGAACTCCGGACTGTATGCGGCAACACGGATGTTATATGCGATGTCAAAAGAGAAGATGACGAGTCCTAAACTTACAAAAGTCAATAAACAAGGAGTTCCGTTTAACGCACTAATGTTAACAATCGGGATTGCCTTATTATCATTATTGTCAGGGTTCTTTGCAGAAGAAACCGTCTTTGTTTGGCTGCTTTCCATTGCAGGACTAGGTGCCCAAGTAGGATGGATTTCTATCACTGCATCACAAATTGCCTTCCGGAGAAAGTTCCTTCGCGAAGGCGGCAGAGTGGAGGATCTTAAATTTAGAACACCGCTTTACCCTCTGCTTCCAATCATTGCATTAACCTTGAATTGTATTGTATTGGCCAGTTTAGCGTTTGACTCCGAGCAGCGTTTGGCTCTATATTTAGGAGTCCCATTTGTCATAGCTTGTTACTTAATCTATCATTTCAAAATTAAAAAGAATCGTGAGCATGACGGCACGGGTGAACAAGAATTACAACTGCAAGAAAATAAAAAAATGGTCATCTAG
- a CDS encoding CaiB/BaiF CoA transferase family protein, with protein MEHPQPQPLEKIKVLDFTRVLAGPYCTMLLADMGAEVIKIEKPGTGDDTRGFGPFQNNESGYFVFLNRGKKSVALDLKKPESTELIMELVKEADVVIENFRPGVMKKLGLDYETLKQINSGIVYASISGFGQYGPYSGRPAYDLVAQAMGGLASITGHPNQPPTRAGASLGDMSAALYAAYGIMVALFHRERTGEGQYIDVAMVDSIFSLLESNVMRYTVDQIVPERIGSRHPISSPFDIYKAQNGYVVIAVANDSLFKRLCLIMDQPELEQDERFCRDALRTEHVDELKPIIEEWLQAYTVEEAVELINNGGVPSSPILNIQEICEDEHIAIREMLVELEHPVAGKMKIVGNPVKFSKTPAVIQRPSPSLGEHTDEILAKYQKSDLKK; from the coding sequence ATGGAACACCCACAGCCACAACCGCTTGAAAAAATAAAAGTCCTTGATTTTACACGTGTATTAGCCGGACCATATTGCACGATGCTGTTAGCAGATATGGGAGCTGAAGTGATAAAAATAGAAAAGCCTGGTACAGGTGATGACACAAGAGGGTTCGGTCCATTTCAAAATAATGAAAGCGGATACTTTGTGTTTTTAAACAGGGGGAAGAAAAGTGTAGCACTTGATTTAAAAAAGCCTGAATCCACCGAGCTTATAATGGAATTAGTGAAGGAAGCAGATGTTGTGATCGAAAACTTCCGTCCAGGTGTCATGAAAAAGCTTGGTTTGGATTATGAAACATTAAAACAAATAAATTCCGGGATTGTTTACGCCTCTATCTCCGGCTTTGGACAGTATGGCCCGTATAGCGGGAGACCTGCCTATGATCTCGTTGCGCAAGCGATGGGCGGATTGGCAAGTATAACGGGGCACCCGAATCAGCCGCCGACACGCGCCGGGGCATCGCTCGGTGATATGAGTGCAGCCTTGTATGCGGCATATGGGATAATGGTCGCTTTATTTCATCGAGAACGAACAGGTGAAGGTCAATATATTGATGTAGCTATGGTTGATTCCATCTTCTCGCTATTAGAAAGTAATGTCATGCGGTATACAGTGGATCAAATTGTTCCTGAGAGAATTGGGAGCCGCCATCCGATTAGTTCGCCATTTGATATTTATAAAGCGCAAAATGGTTATGTCGTCATTGCGGTGGCAAATGATTCGCTTTTTAAACGATTATGTTTAATCATGGATCAGCCAGAACTCGAACAGGATGAGCGATTCTGCAGGGATGCATTAAGAACTGAACATGTGGATGAGCTTAAACCAATCATTGAAGAGTGGCTTCAGGCTTACACGGTCGAGGAAGCGGTAGAACTTATTAACAATGGCGGTGTTCCAAGCTCACCTATATTAAATATTCAAGAGATCTGTGAAGATGAACATATAGCCATTCGGGAAATGCTCGTCGAATTAGAGCATCCTGTTGCAGGGAAAATGAAAATAGTGGGGAATCCGGTAAAGTTCTCAAAAACGCCTGCAGTGATTCAAAGACCAAGCCCTTCTTTAGGTGAGCATACGGATGAAATTCTTGCGAAATATCAAAAGTCCGATCTGAAAAAATAA
- a CDS encoding acyl-CoA dehydrogenase family protein: MNFELTEEQQSIRKMVRDFSREVLQPKAAELDQENRFPTEHIPKLAKLGLMGIAYPEKDGGVGADSIAEAIAVEEITYACAATGSILTAHYLGIDGLYLAANEEQRKKYLVPGCTGEKLFAFCLTEPNGGTDVSSMKTNARLAGDEYVLNGSKIFITNGAYADTLVVYAKTDTEKGAKGISAFIVEKGTPGLSYGAGDDKMGIRGARTHEIIFENCRIPKENLVGKEGDGFKIAMTVVDRGRIGIASMAIGLSKAALDAAVSYSKERVAFNQSISQFQGLQWMFAEMAAELEIGRLYTYYAASLKDKKGYRLSKEASIAKLFTSEASNRIIHKAVQIHGGYGFMKEYPVERFYRDQRILEIFEGTSQVQKMVIANYVLK, encoded by the coding sequence GTGAATTTCGAATTAACGGAAGAACAGCAAAGTATTCGTAAAATGGTGCGGGATTTTAGCAGGGAGGTTCTGCAGCCTAAGGCAGCGGAATTGGATCAAGAAAATCGCTTTCCAACTGAGCATATCCCCAAGTTGGCCAAACTAGGATTAATGGGAATCGCCTATCCTGAAAAAGATGGCGGAGTTGGCGCTGATTCGATTGCGGAGGCGATCGCTGTTGAGGAGATTACGTATGCCTGCGCTGCCACAGGCTCCATCCTTACTGCCCATTATTTGGGAATTGATGGTCTTTATCTTGCTGCAAACGAGGAGCAACGGAAAAAATACTTAGTGCCGGGCTGTACCGGAGAGAAGTTATTTGCCTTTTGTCTGACTGAGCCAAATGGCGGGACCGATGTTTCCTCGATGAAGACGAATGCCAGGCTTGCAGGTGATGAATATGTCCTGAACGGCTCAAAGATTTTCATCACGAACGGAGCTTATGCGGATACATTGGTTGTATATGCAAAAACTGACACAGAAAAAGGCGCAAAAGGAATCAGTGCCTTCATCGTCGAAAAAGGGACTCCGGGATTATCATATGGGGCTGGGGACGATAAAATGGGGATTCGCGGTGCCCGTACACATGAAATCATCTTTGAGAACTGCCGTATACCAAAGGAGAATCTTGTTGGGAAAGAAGGGGATGGTTTTAAAATCGCGATGACAGTGGTAGACCGGGGGCGTATTGGGATTGCCTCCATGGCGATAGGTCTTTCCAAGGCCGCCCTTGATGCAGCTGTTTCTTATTCAAAAGAGCGCGTTGCCTTTAACCAATCGATTTCGCAGTTCCAAGGACTTCAATGGATGTTTGCTGAAATGGCTGCAGAACTTGAAATCGGCCGCTTGTATACGTACTATGCGGCTAGTCTTAAGGATAAAAAAGGGTACAGATTGTCGAAAGAAGCTTCCATTGCAAAGCTATTTACATCCGAAGCATCTAATCGCATCATTCATAAAGCCGTGCAAATTCATGGCGGTTACGGATTTATGAAGGAATATCCAGTGGAGCGTTTCTATCGGGATCAACGAATTTTGGAAATTTTTGAAGGAACTTCTCAAGTGCAAAAAATGGTCATTGCTAACTATGTCCTAAAATAA